The following proteins are co-located in the Anas platyrhynchos isolate ZD024472 breed Pekin duck chromosome 1, IASCAAS_PekinDuck_T2T, whole genome shotgun sequence genome:
- the LOC113842126 gene encoding uncharacterized protein: MFMGSLTRKKLFLEPQGFPQEEGSSSSSVDREAADEGYRAPPQTPGGQESKPSACPSPSEHSTAVLVESQGRARHASSVSEEELDETAEIVVAAVLLRSVAIMQGATRKEPTAPSAARPRVPPPTPEPVDCTAVDETGAVATPLATVPGHQVAAKQGGQAQSSCTKHTPADKPATCQKQEPSQGLLDGPIQSSEQGLGIHDLAQAPALQPRPTHVRRALRALHRALCCCFIAEEWEKQQCSSNVARWSWAGVFQDEGNEEEEVKLSLPL, translated from the exons ATGTTCATGGGCTCCCTTACaagaaagaaacttttcctG GAACCACAGGGTTTTCCCCAGGAAGAAGGCAGCTCATCCAGCAGCGTGGACAGGGAGGCTGCAGATGAGGGGTACAGAGCGCCTCCCCAGACACCTGGAGGTCAAGAGTCAAAGCCATCAGCATGTCCCAGCCCCAGTGAGCACAGCACTGCGGTGCTGGTTGAGAGCCAGGGACGTGCACGACATGCCTCCAGTGTCTCTGAGGAAGAGCTGGATGAAACAGCCGAGATTGTCGTTGCTGCAGTGCTACTCCGTTCTGTAGCCATCATGCAGGGAGCCACGAGAAAGGAACCAACTGCTCCCTCGGCTGCACGGCCCAGGgtgcctcctcccaccccagagCCTGTTGACTGTACAGCAGTTGATGAAACCGGAGCAGTGGCTACTCCCTTGGCTACGGTTCCTGGGCACCAG GTTGCTGCCAAGCAGGGAGGCCAAGCGCAGTCTTCCTGCACCAAACATACACCAGCAGACAAGCCAGCAACGTGCCAGAAACAAGAGCCGTCCCagggacttttggatgggcctATTCAGAGCAGCGAGCAAGGGCTCG GCATCCATGACCTCGCACAAGCCCCGGCACTCCAGCCACGGCCCACCCACGTCAGGAGAGCTCTGCGGGCTCTGCACAgggctttgtgctgctgcttcatcGCAGAAGAGTGGGAGAAGCAGCAATGTAGCAGCAATGTAGCCCGGTGgtcgtgggcaggggtctttcaGGATGAAGGCaacgaggaagaggaggttaaACTCTCTTTACCTTTGTGA